In the genome of Polaribacter atrinae, one region contains:
- a CDS encoding McrC family protein, with product MISNKTISVFEHQRLYVGEEGFRQVHLDALLKLNEYHDSNYFESIAKGIKFNQYVGVIQVDGLTIEIHPKADKDDADTKWKGVLLKMLQACGKLKASSTGAAHVKRQHLNLLEVYFELYLLEVEILVRKGLIKNYRKQTQNTKALKGKLQFAGHIRENIVHKERFYTTHQVYDSNHFLHQVLQKALIIVTQFTNGTRLQDLANRVQLNFPEVDQKPITEKQLNEILLNRKSVGYANSLELARLIILNYSPDISSGKEKMLSLLFDMNELWETYVLKQLQKACLGTDIEVSGQESKSFWGGNSLRPDVVLRKGSQTFIIDTKWKRPKNNTASVSDLRQMYAYCRFWDAEKALLLYPGDTRENSFKSYLTDDYVLDQEKNHSAIEHQCKMGFVSVLEDGELDEVLGEKVLELLVL from the coding sequence TTGATAAGTAATAAGACAATATCGGTTTTTGAACACCAACGTTTATACGTTGGTGAGGAAGGTTTTAGGCAAGTACATTTAGATGCGCTATTAAAACTGAACGAATATCACGATAGTAATTATTTTGAATCTATTGCAAAAGGGATTAAATTTAATCAGTATGTTGGCGTAATTCAGGTAGATGGTTTAACTATTGAAATTCACCCAAAAGCAGATAAAGATGATGCAGATACTAAATGGAAAGGTGTTTTATTAAAAATGTTACAAGCATGCGGAAAGCTTAAAGCATCATCTACAGGAGCAGCGCATGTAAAAAGACAGCATCTTAATTTACTAGAAGTTTATTTTGAATTGTACTTATTAGAAGTAGAAATTTTGGTTAGAAAAGGTTTGATTAAAAACTATAGAAAGCAGACACAAAATACAAAAGCATTAAAAGGTAAATTACAATTTGCAGGACATATTCGAGAAAATATAGTCCATAAAGAACGGTTTTATACTACGCATCAAGTGTACGATAGTAATCACTTTTTACATCAAGTATTACAAAAAGCATTAATTATTGTTACTCAGTTTACAAACGGAACTAGATTACAGGATTTAGCAAACAGAGTGCAGTTAAATTTTCCAGAAGTAGATCAAAAACCTATTACAGAAAAACAACTTAATGAAATTCTGTTAAATAGAAAATCTGTTGGATATGCGAATTCATTAGAGTTAGCGAGACTAATTATTTTAAATTATTCGCCAGATATATCAAGCGGAAAAGAAAAGATGTTGTCACTATTATTTGATATGAATGAATTATGGGAAACCTATGTTTTAAAGCAGTTACAGAAGGCTTGTTTAGGTACTGATATAGAAGTGTCAGGACAAGAATCTAAATCCTTTTGGGGAGGCAATAGTTTAAGACCAGATGTTGTGTTGCGTAAAGGTTCGCAAACATTTATAATTGACACAAAATGGAAAAGACCAAAAAATAATACTGCTTCAGTAAGTGATTTACGTCAAATGTATGCGTATTGTCGTTTTTGGGACGCAGAAAAAGCATTGTTATTGTACCCAGGAGATACTAGAGAAAATAGTTTTAAATCGTACTTAACAGATGATTATGTCCTGGATCAAGAAAAAAATCATTCAGCAATAGAGCATCAGTGTAAAATGGGTTTTGTTTCTGTTTTAGAGGATGGGGAACTGGATGAGGTTTTAGGTGAGAAGGTGTTAGAATTGTTGGTTTTGTGA
- a CDS encoding AAA family ATPase: MPKNKLQPLIDNYKREIEKTHLKDERYKWELLKKYKGLPNLNADNFLDEVKKINYDNLPYAMSKAVIKQLLLKEPEKIRLLFKNLFNESIDLNTRVKSFNKETLKIYRGLGETLSHHQDERTISVYLTYYNPEKYTFYKYAYYKELCDLLNIEQAKVNERYAHYLELIHQIISEYIENDTELIELVKSFIPEYYDGSNHLLVAQDILYQMFNKFEPINYWMYAPGKNASKWEEFYEKGIMGLGWDGLGDLNAYSTKKSIKIKLQELANTTSGKTNNTAANYDFLKVMKPGDIIIVKKGLNELIGYGEVTSELFFDDERESYKNYRNVDWILKGNWKLDFNLALKTLTNITKYKEKGNENTSYYDKLLAIMKGDKVESRNVIEINNTPPTNQILYGPPGTGKTFYLKDQLFDGYTLKENAITKEKFFENKITNLTWWQVIAIALIENGTSKVNEILENRWVKTKASLSESKNVRATIWGTLQMHTITSSENVAYKQRQNPLIFDKNNDKMWQLLEEETKEQIPEIYDIIDEVNNFKSNNETVIKNYDFVTFHQSFAYEDFIEGIKPVFPETEEETKDLGYKIEDGVFKKLCTKAKNDPENRYAIFIDEINRGNVSAIFGELITLIETDKRSGAKNELSIKLPYSKTNFSVPSNLDIYGTMNTADRSVEALDTALRRRFEFKEMMPDYTVIENEEVDHIKLSEVLKKINERIELLIDRDHAIGHSYFCKVNSEEKLAKAFNTKIVPLLQEYFYGDYGKIGLVLGKGFVEKKKNDAINFADFSYENSNDFKAPSFLLKKVDEDNVIDAILSLLGKKQAE; this comes from the coding sequence ATGCCTAAGAATAAATTGCAACCCCTTATAGATAATTACAAAAGAGAAATTGAAAAAACGCATTTAAAAGATGAACGTTATAAATGGGAATTACTAAAAAAATACAAAGGACTTCCAAATTTAAATGCTGACAATTTTTTAGATGAAGTAAAGAAAATTAATTACGATAATTTGCCTTATGCTATGAGTAAAGCAGTTATTAAACAATTATTACTTAAAGAACCCGAAAAAATACGTTTACTTTTTAAGAATCTCTTTAATGAATCTATTGATTTAAATACTAGAGTTAAATCGTTTAATAAAGAAACTTTAAAAATCTATAGAGGATTAGGAGAAACTCTTTCTCATCATCAAGACGAAAGAACCATATCGGTTTATTTAACTTATTACAATCCAGAAAAATATACTTTTTACAAGTATGCTTATTATAAGGAATTGTGCGATTTGTTAAATATTGAACAAGCGAAAGTAAATGAAAGGTATGCACATTATTTAGAATTGATACATCAAATAATTTCTGAATATATAGAAAATGATACCGAACTTATTGAATTAGTAAAATCTTTTATTCCTGAGTATTATGATGGTTCAAATCACCTTTTAGTAGCTCAAGACATTTTATATCAAATGTTTAATAAATTTGAACCTATAAATTATTGGATGTATGCTCCAGGTAAAAATGCTAGTAAATGGGAAGAATTTTACGAAAAGGGAATTATGGGACTTGGTTGGGATGGTTTAGGTGATTTAAATGCATATTCCACTAAAAAATCCATTAAAATAAAACTTCAAGAATTAGCGAATACTACTTCAGGAAAAACTAATAATACCGCTGCGAATTATGATTTTTTAAAAGTAATGAAACCAGGAGATATTATTATTGTTAAAAAAGGACTAAACGAATTGATAGGTTATGGCGAAGTTACTTCGGAACTTTTTTTTGATGATGAGAGAGAATCTTATAAAAATTATAGAAATGTAGATTGGATTTTAAAAGGTAATTGGAAATTAGATTTTAACCTCGCATTAAAAACCTTAACCAATATTACAAAATACAAAGAAAAAGGGAATGAAAACACAAGTTATTACGACAAATTATTAGCGATTATGAAGGGAGATAAGGTTGAAAGTAGAAATGTTATAGAAATAAATAATACTCCACCAACAAACCAAATTCTATACGGACCTCCAGGAACAGGGAAAACCTTTTATTTAAAAGATCAGTTGTTTGATGGATATACGCTTAAAGAGAATGCTATTACCAAAGAAAAGTTTTTTGAAAATAAAATAACGAATTTAACTTGGTGGCAAGTAATAGCAATCGCACTCATTGAAAATGGAACGTCAAAAGTAAATGAGATTTTGGAGAATAGATGGGTGAAAACGAAAGCATCCTTATCAGAATCTAAAAATGTGAGAGCTACAATATGGGGAACGTTGCAAATGCACACGATAACTTCTTCAGAAAATGTAGCATATAAACAACGTCAAAATCCGTTAATTTTTGATAAGAATAATGATAAAATGTGGCAGTTACTTGAGGAAGAAACAAAAGAGCAAATTCCTGAAATATATGATATAATAGATGAGGTTAACAATTTTAAAAGCAATAATGAAACAGTTATAAAAAATTACGATTTCGTAACATTTCACCAATCTTTCGCTTATGAAGATTTTATAGAAGGAATCAAACCTGTTTTTCCTGAAACAGAAGAAGAAACTAAAGATTTAGGATATAAGATTGAAGATGGTGTTTTTAAAAAATTGTGTACAAAAGCAAAAAATGACCCTGAAAATAGATATGCTATTTTTATAGATGAAATAAATAGAGGAAACGTTTCTGCTATTTTTGGTGAGTTAATAACGCTTATTGAAACCGATAAACGAAGTGGCGCTAAAAACGAGTTAAGTATTAAGTTACCGTATTCTAAAACAAATTTCAGTGTACCTTCTAACTTAGATATTTATGGTACCATGAATACAGCAGATAGATCTGTAGAAGCATTAGACACTGCATTAAGACGTCGTTTTGAGTTTAAAGAAATGATGCCAGATTATACTGTTATAGAAAATGAAGAAGTAGATCATATTAAGCTATCTGAAGTTTTAAAAAAGATAAACGAGCGTATAGAGTTATTAATAGATAGAGATCATGCCATTGGTCATTCGTACTTTTGTAAAGTAAATTCAGAAGAAAAACTAGCCAAAGCTTTTAATACTAAAATAGTGCCTTTATTACAAGAGTATTTTTATGGTGATTATGGTAAAATAGGATTGGTGTTAGGAAAAGGGTTTGTAGAAAAGAAAAAAAATGATGCTATCAATTTTGCAGATTTTTCTTATGAAAATTCAAATGATTTTAAAGCACCTTCATTCCTTTTAAAGAAAGTAGATGAAGATAATGTAATCGATGCAATTTTATCATTGTTAGGAAAAAAGCAAGCGGAATAA
- a CDS encoding DUF6979 family protein has product MNKYGQTALKAVQNYKSSYSITEIYARAAKEIFETKSSQEKGCPKGTFLGLCEAGLVKGVPKGEYTRSVKNKEYALQAIEILKWADNKTYTPKELWTELNLGDKRSNSQMDVVLALWENELIIK; this is encoded by the coding sequence ATGAATAAATATGGTCAAACAGCTTTAAAGGCTGTACAAAATTATAAAAGCTCTTATTCTATTACAGAAATTTACGCTAGAGCTGCAAAAGAGATTTTTGAGACAAAAAGTTCACAAGAAAAAGGATGCCCAAAAGGTACTTTTCTAGGTTTGTGCGAAGCAGGTTTAGTTAAAGGAGTTCCAAAAGGAGAATATACACGATCTGTTAAGAATAAAGAATATGCTTTGCAAGCTATTGAAATATTAAAATGGGCAGATAATAAAACCTATACTCCAAAAGAACTTTGGACAGAACTTAATTTAGGAGATAAAAGATCTAACTCTCAAATGGATGTTGTTTTAGCACTTTGGGAGAATGAATTAATAATAAAATAA
- a CDS encoding reverse transcriptase/maturase family protein, whose protein sequence is METEDWFKLKRYPHIGEPLTIKDYKWVKEYVESKKSIKEHSFLPLIHKTIVSRKYRADTVNLIRNKKTGERKRFIDKPKVRHIYYASHIDSVVFSYYNYLISEQYRKLIETKNFNESIVAYRKIPIEIGSEKNKCNIDFAKSTFEFIKRNKNKKLTAIVADVTAFFDNLDHKILKKQWCKVLNKSSLPDDHYNVFKALTNLHYVEGDQLYNSYNGTMLVERGVPNSSNDKEVKRIEIKSNSYFKEKKAIAYCTKEEFLSNNLNLVISANNKIGIPQGSPISATLANIYMLDFDQEVYDKIDAIGGYCQRYSDDLIIICEQKYEDEIIKFIRDKVKNLAKLEIHPSKTAVYRFEEIDGVFKGFEIDEKSKKHNYNKCLEYLGFSYDGQRVLIKNSGFSKFYRSMKRSFKKSSSLSINSKNPDKSIFKSRLYKRFTHRGAKRKLIYHPSKEDKTVYIKTKKYYWGNYLSYINKANDSMKLLNGEKDVIKKQSRKFWSQFYKLMKFHDNKVNNSNKVNIS, encoded by the coding sequence ATGGAAACTGAAGATTGGTTTAAATTAAAACGATACCCTCACATAGGTGAACCTTTAACTATAAAGGATTACAAATGGGTAAAAGAGTACGTAGAAAGCAAAAAATCTATTAAGGAACATAGTTTTTTACCTTTAATCCATAAAACTATAGTTTCAAGAAAGTATAGAGCTGATACAGTCAATCTTATTCGAAATAAAAAAACAGGTGAGCGTAAACGATTTATAGATAAACCTAAAGTAAGGCATATATATTATGCTTCTCATATAGATTCCGTGGTCTTTTCGTATTATAATTATTTAATTAGTGAACAGTATCGAAAATTAATAGAAACTAAAAACTTTAATGAATCTATTGTAGCTTATCGTAAAATACCTATCGAAATTGGTTCAGAAAAAAATAAATGTAATATTGATTTTGCAAAAAGTACATTTGAATTTATCAAAAGAAATAAGAACAAAAAACTTACAGCAATCGTAGCAGACGTTACTGCCTTTTTTGATAATTTAGATCATAAGATTTTAAAAAAGCAATGGTGTAAAGTATTAAATAAAAGTTCTCTACCAGATGATCATTATAATGTTTTTAAAGCCTTAACTAATTTACATTACGTTGAAGGTGATCAATTATATAATAGCTATAACGGAACAATGTTGGTAGAAAGAGGTGTCCCAAACTCTTCTAATGATAAAGAGGTTAAAAGAATTGAGATTAAATCTAACAGCTATTTTAAAGAAAAAAAAGCTATTGCATATTGTACAAAAGAAGAGTTTTTATCCAATAATTTAAATTTAGTTATTTCTGCTAATAATAAAATAGGTATTCCACAAGGAAGTCCTATTAGTGCAACATTAGCCAATATTTATATGCTAGATTTTGATCAAGAAGTTTATGATAAGATAGATGCTATTGGAGGTTACTGCCAAAGATATAGTGATGATCTAATTATAATTTGTGAACAAAAATATGAAGACGAAATAATAAAGTTTATTCGTGACAAAGTTAAAAATTTAGCAAAATTAGAAATTCACCCTTCAAAGACTGCTGTTTATCGGTTCGAAGAAATAGATGGTGTTTTTAAAGGGTTTGAAATAGATGAAAAATCAAAAAAACATAATTATAATAAGTGCCTTGAATATTTAGGTTTTTCATACGATGGGCAAAGAGTCCTTATTAAAAATTCTGGTTTTTCTAAATTTTATAGATCAATGAAAAGGTCGTTTAAAAAATCTTCTTCTTTATCTATAAATAGTAAAAACCCAGATAAAAGTATCTTTAAATCGAGGTTATATAAGCGTTTTACACATAGAGGAGCAAAACGAAAACTAATTTATCATCCTTCAAAAGAAGATAAAACAGTTTATATTAAAACTAAAAAATATTATTGGGGTAATTATTTAAGCTACATTAATAAGGCAAATGACTCCATGAAGTTACTAAATGGAGAAAAAGACGTTATAAAAAAACAAAGTAGAAAATTTTGGAGTCAATTTTATAAATTAATGAAATTTCATGACAACAAAGTTAATAATAGTAACAAAGTTAATATATCATGA
- a CDS encoding restriction endonuclease subunit S encodes MGKFIEIAFSEICDFENGDRGKNYPSRSAYIDIGIPFFSAGNISDNKINKSSLNYISKERFDLLGSGKVRKGDILFCLRGSLGKFAEIEDDIDGGIASSLVIIRPSDKVNLGFLKLFLESHLCSELIKKYDNGTAQPNLSAASLKKFKIPLPPLPEQQRIVAKLDGLFAKIDKAISLLEANILHTQALMGSVLDEEFGRLEETSKVVSISEIADVKGGKRLPKGQKLLEFKTDYPYIRVTDFSENGTIEIDKLKFISKEIHEQISRYIITNDDLYISIAGTIGKTGIIPKQLNGANLTENAARLVYKDKSTIDNAFVYYYTKSDKFKRFVEDSTKQVAQPKLALTRLKQIKLALPSLKKQQKVVEKFKHAEERLIALEETQTEKLNHLKALKSSLLDQAFKGEL; translated from the coding sequence ATGGGTAAATTCATAGAAATAGCATTTTCTGAAATCTGTGATTTCGAAAATGGAGATAGAGGGAAAAATTATCCTTCACGAAGTGCTTATATAGATATAGGAATACCTTTTTTTAGTGCTGGCAATATATCCGACAATAAAATAAATAAAAGTTCATTAAATTATATTTCAAAAGAAAGATTTGATTTATTAGGAAGTGGTAAGGTTAGAAAGGGTGATATTCTTTTTTGTTTAAGGGGGTCCTTAGGGAAGTTTGCAGAAATTGAAGATGATATTGATGGAGGAATAGCATCATCATTAGTTATTATAAGACCAAGTGATAAAGTAAATTTAGGATTTTTAAAATTGTTTTTAGAAAGTCATTTATGTTCTGAATTGATTAAAAAATATGATAATGGAACAGCTCAACCAAACCTTTCTGCAGCAAGTCTAAAAAAGTTTAAAATTCCACTTCCACCATTACCAGAACAACAACGCATCGTTGCTAAGTTAGATGGTTTGTTTGCCAAAATAGATAAAGCTATTAGTTTGTTAGAGGCTAATATTTTGCATACGCAGGCTTTGATGGGGAGTGTTTTGGATGAGGAGTTTGGGAGGTTAGAAGAAACAAGTAAAGTTGTTAGTATTTCTGAAATAGCAGATGTCAAAGGAGGAAAGCGTTTGCCAAAAGGACAAAAATTATTAGAGTTTAAAACAGATTATCCATATATAAGAGTTACAGATTTCTCTGAAAACGGAACTATTGAAATTGATAAGTTAAAATTTATATCAAAAGAAATTCACGAACAGATATCACGATATATCATAACAAATGATGATTTGTATATCAGTATAGCAGGTACAATTGGCAAGACTGGAATAATTCCAAAACAATTAAATGGTGCTAATTTAACCGAAAATGCAGCGCGTTTAGTTTATAAAGATAAATCCACAATTGATAACGCATTTGTTTATTATTATACTAAAAGTGATAAGTTTAAAAGATTTGTTGAAGATTCAACGAAACAAGTTGCTCAGCCAAAGCTAGCCTTAACCAGATTGAAACAAATTAAATTGGCACTTCCATCGTTAAAAAAACAGCAAAAAGTTGTTGAAAAATTTAAACATGCAGAAGAAAGATTAATAGCACTAGAAGAAACCCAAACCGAAAAACTAAATCATTTAAAAGCCTTAAAGAGCAGTTTGTTAGATCAGGCTTTTAAGGGGGAGTTGTAA
- a CDS encoding HsdM family class I SAM-dependent methyltransferase — MSIQNNIDRITDILRRDDGISGAMHYTEQISWVLFLKFLNDYEDNKADEAFLEGTDYNYVLRKDLRWHQWACPKDDDGKLDVKRALTGDDLIDFVNNTLFPYLKAFKSTTNDPKTLTYKIGAIFEYLDNRIASGHTLREVLDIIDALDFQSSDELFELSQVYENLLKSMGSDGGNSGEFYTPRAIIKAMVETTDIKVGDTIYDGAVGSGGFLVEAFDFLTDGDKKEKLSAKDWETIQNDTFFGMEKTSLGYVMGMMNMILHGIESPNVYKGNTLTQNIRDYQEKDRHNVILANPPFGGKEKKQIQQNFPVESNATEILFMQHFMKMLKLEGRAAIVVPEGVLFQTNNAFTKVKQTLLENYNVHTIVSLPAGVFLPYSGVKTNIIYFDRKGATNNIWYYDVTPPYKLTKNKPIAYEHIKEFVHLFHNPKERNHTNAKLKPSLRGTKQSVSSENESLCNDWTVNVTDIKDYDLSAKNPHKVVEVIHQTPKDLLKSIKQNDREINTLMNQIEQLIDG; from the coding sequence ATGAGCATACAAAACAACATAGACAGAATTACAGATATTTTAAGAAGAGACGATGGTATTTCTGGTGCTATGCACTACACAGAGCAAATTTCTTGGGTTCTGTTTCTTAAATTTTTAAACGATTACGAAGATAATAAAGCAGATGAAGCCTTTTTAGAAGGTACAGATTATAATTATGTATTACGTAAAGATTTACGCTGGCATCAATGGGCGTGCCCTAAAGATGACGATGGCAAACTAGATGTAAAACGTGCTTTAACAGGAGACGATTTAATAGACTTTGTAAACAATACGTTGTTTCCGTATTTGAAAGCTTTTAAAAGCACCACTAACGATCCAAAAACGCTAACCTATAAAATAGGTGCTATTTTTGAATATCTAGATAATCGTATTGCAAGCGGACATACGTTGCGTGAAGTTTTAGACATTATCGATGCTTTAGATTTTCAGAGCAGTGATGAGTTGTTTGAGCTATCTCAAGTCTACGAAAACCTACTAAAAAGTATGGGAAGCGATGGTGGTAACTCTGGTGAATTTTACACACCAAGAGCCATTATTAAAGCAATGGTAGAAACCACCGATATAAAAGTAGGCGATACAATTTACGATGGTGCAGTTGGTTCTGGTGGTTTTTTAGTGGAAGCATTTGATTTTTTAACGGATGGTGATAAAAAAGAAAAACTGTCTGCTAAAGATTGGGAAACCATACAAAACGACACCTTTTTTGGGATGGAAAAAACCAGTTTGGGGTATGTAATGGGGATGATGAATATGATTCTCCACGGTATAGAAAGTCCAAATGTGTACAAAGGCAATACACTTACCCAAAACATACGTGATTATCAAGAAAAAGACAGACACAATGTAATTTTAGCAAATCCACCTTTTGGCGGAAAAGAGAAAAAACAAATACAACAAAACTTCCCTGTAGAAAGTAACGCTACAGAAATACTGTTTATGCAGCATTTTATGAAAATGCTAAAACTAGAAGGTAGAGCCGCTATTGTAGTGCCAGAAGGCGTATTGTTTCAAACTAATAATGCGTTTACCAAAGTAAAACAAACCTTGTTAGAAAACTATAATGTGCATACCATTGTAAGTTTGCCTGCAGGTGTGTTTTTACCCTATAGTGGTGTAAAAACCAATATTATATATTTTGATAGAAAAGGCGCAACCAATAACATTTGGTATTACGATGTAACACCACCTTACAAGCTTACCAAAAACAAACCTATTGCTTACGAGCATATAAAAGAGTTTGTACATTTATTTCACAATCCAAAAGAGCGCAACCACACCAATGCCAAATTAAAACCGTCATTGCGAGGAACGAAGCAATCTGTCTCTTCTGAAAACGAATCTCTATGCAACGATTGGACTGTTAACGTTACAGATATAAAAGACTATGACCTTAGTGCCAAAAACCCACACAAAGTAGTTGAGGTAATACACCAAACACCAAAAGATTTGCTAAAATCCATTAAGCAAAACGATAGAGAAATAAATACATTAATGAACCAAATAGAACAGTTGATTGATGGGTAA
- the hsdR gene encoding EcoAI/FtnUII family type I restriction enzme subunit R gives MNNKNLSESDTRANFIDPKLIDSHWESIHIVREYYFTDGRKLLGNKRGKRLFLDYLLKFNNTNLAIVEAKKLADHPTKGLQQALEYAEKLKINFVYATNGAQIYEFDRSTGKGSYIDNFPTPQELYNRLFGTKNALKEKLHNIPFLLTGNFGPRYYQEIAVSKVMESIADGQDRILLTLATGTGKTFISFQIVHKLLQAKWNLDGNDRRPRVLFLADRNVLADQAINTFNPYEKDVIKIDGEEVRKRNGVVPTNAYIFFAIYQAIAERENIGGFYKEYPSDFFDLIVIDECHRGSANEEGSWRAILDHFKPAIHLGLTATPKRDDNIDTYKYFGKPIYEYSLKEGIQDGFLTPYKVKRITTNIDEYIHTNDSKIIQGEVVKDRYELKDFNNSITVKQRIELVAQTILQQIGKMDKTIVFCANQDHALDLRDYINKHKTVTDINYCVRVTSDEGKHGRELLEAFQDNDKDIPVILTSSKMLTTGVDARNVRNIVLTAPIGSMVEFKQIIGRGTRVFDGKDFFTIIDFVGATNLFYDAEWDGEPEELAGGEGGEPTPKPPRKPKVNEPGEPYERKEKLIISLSNGRQLKVTDIDTRYIDENGKPLTEREFLEKLVGELPTVYKDEKHLREIWSNPDTRADLLIKLGDLGFDNEQLNDLRNMIATPECDIFDVLSHISFDSNLMTRKQRVKFVKDEPEFFEVYKNLEARDFLEFILKHYEEYGIEELQRDKLGDLVKLKLGTPKDAKTAFGDMKTLLGAYYKLQENIYKAG, from the coding sequence ATGAATAATAAAAACTTATCAGAATCTGATACTAGGGCTAATTTTATTGATCCTAAATTGATTGATAGCCATTGGGAGTCTATACATATTGTTAGAGAATACTACTTTACAGATGGTAGAAAACTGCTAGGTAATAAAAGAGGAAAACGGTTATTTCTTGATTATCTTTTAAAATTCAACAATACCAATTTAGCTATTGTTGAAGCTAAAAAACTAGCCGATCATCCTACAAAAGGATTGCAGCAAGCTTTAGAGTATGCCGAAAAATTAAAAATAAACTTTGTTTATGCAACTAACGGTGCTCAAATCTATGAATTTGATAGAAGTACAGGCAAAGGGAGTTATATTGATAATTTTCCAACACCTCAAGAACTATATAATAGGCTTTTTGGAACTAAAAATGCTTTAAAAGAGAAACTACATAATATTCCATTTTTACTTACTGGAAATTTTGGACCACGTTACTACCAAGAGATTGCAGTGAGCAAGGTGATGGAAAGTATTGCAGATGGGCAAGATCGTATTTTGTTAACCTTAGCAACAGGAACAGGGAAAACCTTTATTTCATTTCAAATAGTACATAAGTTATTACAGGCAAAATGGAATTTAGACGGAAACGACAGACGACCAAGAGTTTTGTTTCTTGCAGATAGAAATGTTTTGGCAGACCAAGCCATCAATACTTTTAATCCTTATGAAAAAGATGTGATTAAAATTGATGGGGAAGAAGTAAGAAAACGAAATGGCGTAGTGCCAACCAATGCCTATATCTTTTTTGCTATTTATCAAGCCATTGCAGAACGAGAAAATATTGGTGGTTTTTATAAAGAATACCCAAGTGATTTTTTCGATTTAATTGTGATAGATGAATGTCACCGAGGAAGTGCCAACGAAGAAGGTTCTTGGCGAGCTATTCTAGATCACTTTAAACCAGCCATTCATTTAGGATTAACAGCAACACCAAAACGAGACGATAACATAGATACTTATAAATATTTTGGTAAACCTATTTATGAATATTCTTTAAAAGAAGGTATTCAAGATGGTTTTCTAACTCCATATAAAGTAAAACGAATTACTACTAATATAGACGAATACATTCACACCAACGATAGTAAAATTATTCAAGGTGAAGTTGTAAAAGATCGTTACGAACTTAAAGACTTCAACAATAGTATAACTGTAAAACAGCGAATTGAGTTGGTGGCACAAACCATTTTACAACAAATTGGTAAAATGGATAAAACCATTGTGTTTTGCGCCAATCAAGATCATGCATTAGATTTAAGAGATTATATAAACAAACATAAAACCGTTACGGATATTAATTACTGTGTGCGTGTTACTAGTGATGAAGGGAAACATGGTAGAGAACTTCTCGAAGCTTTTCAGGATAATGACAAAGACATTCCTGTAATATTAACGTCTTCTAAAATGTTAACTACAGGTGTAGATGCTAGAAATGTACGTAATATTGTGCTTACAGCTCCCATTGGTTCTATGGTCGAGTTTAAGCAAATTATTGGTCGTGGTACTCGTGTGTTTGATGGTAAAGATTTTTTTACAATTATCGATTTTGTAGGTGCAACCAATTTATTTTATGATGCAGAATGGGATGGAGAACCCGAAGAACTTGCTGGAGGCGAAGGTGGAGAGCCAACACCAAAACCACCACGTAAACCAAAAGTAAACGAACCAGGAGAACCTTATGAACGTAAAGAAAAACTAATCATTTCTTTAAGTAATGGTCGTCAATTAAAAGTAACAGACATAGACACTCGTTATATAGACGAAAATGGAAAGCCATTAACAGAACGAGAATTTTTAGAAAAATTAGTAGGTGAATTGCCAACTGTTTATAAAGATGAAAAACATCTACGTGAAATTTGGTCTAACCCAGATACAAGAGCAGATTTATTGATAAAATTAGGCGATTTAGGTTTTGATAACGAACAATTAAACGATCTAAGAAACATGATTGCCACACCAGAATGCGATATTTTTGATGTGCTTTCTCATATTTCATTTGACTCTAATTTAATGACGCGTAAACAACGAGTTAAGTTTGTAAAAGACGAACCTGAATTTTTTGAAGTCTATAAAAACCTCGAAGCTCGTGATTTTTTAGAATTTATCTTAAAACATTACGAAGAATATGGAATTGAAGAATTACAACGTGACAAACTAGGCGATTTAGTAAAGCTAAAATTAGGCACACCTAAAGATGCTAAAACTGCTTTTGGTGATATGAAAACACTTTTAGGAGCGTATTATAAATTACAAGAGAACATTTATAAAGCAGGATAA